One genomic segment of Protaetiibacter intestinalis includes these proteins:
- a CDS encoding ABC transporter ATP-binding protein — protein sequence MPEQTTSVAAGRGTVRTLARILPFVRPFLGRTIVSLFVYIALVLVSLSVPVVLQWIIDGPLAAGDPAQVWPAAVVVLALGVAEGLLIMLRRWLVLTPSTHIEASMRNALYAKLQDLPVAFHDRWQSGQLLSRSMGDLGLIRRWLAFGVILLVGNVVIIVVGFGILFTWSWQLALVFIVASIPMWVVGFRFEHRYSVVSRRAQDQQGDLATTVEESVHGIRVLKAFGRGTHSLENFLHQAEELRGTELEKARSIAGLWLWLLLIPDVAFALSLLGGVVLAAGGQLTVGGLIAFFAAAAVLRWPIESIGWLLSMTFETRTAVERIFEVLDEPDLIRDPEHPQTIAEPRGRLVFDRVHFRYQDSPDSVPDLLDDIVLEVEPGETMALVGLTGSGKTTLTALTTRLYDVTGGAVRLDGVDIRELTREELRARIAMAFEEATLFSASVRENVLLGRPELDPGSPEGEAVLDEALEIAQADFVAALPHGADTTIGEEGLSLSGGQRQRIALARAVAARPSVLVLDDPLSALDVDTEARVEAGLRRVLASTTALIVAHRPSTVQLADRVALLEHGRITDVGRHSELLARNEHYRYVISSLEEGRDTETADEGVTA from the coding sequence ATGCCTGAACAGACCACCTCCGTCGCCGCCGGACGCGGCACCGTGCGCACCCTCGCGCGCATCCTGCCGTTCGTGCGCCCCTTCCTCGGCCGCACGATCGTCAGCCTCTTCGTCTACATCGCGCTCGTGCTCGTCTCGCTCAGCGTGCCCGTCGTGCTGCAGTGGATCATCGACGGTCCGCTCGCGGCGGGCGACCCCGCGCAGGTCTGGCCCGCCGCGGTCGTCGTGCTCGCGCTCGGCGTCGCCGAGGGCCTGCTCATCATGCTGCGCCGCTGGCTCGTGCTCACCCCGTCGACGCACATCGAGGCGAGCATGCGCAACGCCCTCTACGCGAAGCTGCAGGATCTGCCGGTCGCCTTCCACGACCGCTGGCAGTCCGGTCAGCTGCTGTCGCGCTCGATGGGCGACCTCGGGCTCATCCGCCGCTGGCTCGCCTTCGGCGTGATCCTGCTCGTCGGCAACGTCGTCATCATCGTCGTCGGATTCGGCATCCTGTTCACCTGGTCGTGGCAGCTCGCGCTCGTGTTCATCGTCGCGTCGATCCCCATGTGGGTGGTCGGGTTCCGCTTCGAGCACCGCTACTCGGTGGTGTCGCGTCGCGCCCAGGACCAGCAGGGCGACCTCGCGACGACCGTCGAGGAGTCGGTGCACGGCATCCGGGTGCTGAAGGCCTTCGGGCGCGGCACGCACAGCCTCGAGAACTTCCTGCACCAGGCGGAGGAGCTGCGCGGCACCGAGCTCGAGAAGGCGCGTTCGATCGCGGGCCTGTGGCTGTGGCTGCTGCTCATCCCGGATGTGGCGTTCGCGCTCTCGCTGCTCGGCGGCGTCGTGCTCGCAGCGGGCGGGCAGCTGACCGTGGGAGGTCTCATCGCCTTCTTCGCGGCGGCCGCCGTGCTGCGCTGGCCGATCGAGTCGATCGGCTGGCTGCTGTCGATGACCTTCGAGACGCGCACCGCCGTGGAGCGCATCTTCGAGGTGCTCGACGAGCCCGACCTGATCCGCGACCCCGAACATCCGCAGACGATCGCCGAGCCCCGCGGGCGCCTCGTGTTCGACCGCGTGCACTTCCGCTACCAGGACTCGCCCGACTCGGTGCCCGACCTGCTCGACGACATCGTGCTCGAGGTCGAGCCGGGCGAGACGATGGCGCTCGTCGGCCTCACCGGTTCGGGCAAGACCACCCTCACGGCCCTCACGACGCGGCTCTACGACGTGACGGGCGGCGCCGTGCGGCTCGACGGCGTCGACATCCGCGAGCTGACCCGCGAGGAGCTGCGCGCCCGGATCGCGATGGCGTTCGAGGAGGCGACGCTCTTCTCGGCCTCGGTGCGCGAGAACGTGCTGCTCGGGCGCCCCGAACTCGACCCGGGCTCGCCCGAGGGCGAGGCGGTGCTCGACGAGGCGCTCGAGATCGCGCAGGCGGACTTCGTGGCGGCGCTGCCGCACGGCGCCGACACCACGATCGGCGAGGAGGGGCTCAGCCTCTCCGGCGGCCAGCGGCAGCGCATCGCGCTCGCCCGCGCGGTCGCGGCGCGCCCCTCGGTGCTCGTGCTCGACGACCCCCTGTCGGCGCTCGACGTCGACACGGAGGCCCGCGTGGAGGCGGGGCTGCGTCGCGTGCTCGCCTCGACGACGGCCCTCATCGTGGCGCACCGGCCCTCGACCGTGCAGCTCGCCGACCGGGTGGCGCTGCTCGAGCACGGGCGCATCACGGATGTCGGGCGCCACTCCGAACTGCTGGCCCGCAACGAGCACTACCGCTACGTGATCTCCTCGCTCGAGGAGGGCCGCGATACCGAGACGGCGGATGAGGGGGTGACGGCGTGA
- the purH gene encoding bifunctional phosphoribosylaminoimidazolecarboxamide formyltransferase/IMP cyclohydrolase, which produces MSGPAIDPSLYRARDRVAIRRALVAVSDKTGLVELARALADAGVEIVSTGGTSKAIADAGIPVTQIGELTGFPEHLDGRVRTLHPKVHSGLLADLRLESHEAELAHFGIEPFELVVVNLYPFAETVASGAAPDAVIEQIDIGGPAMVRASAKNHANVAVVVSPAAYGTVVEALASGGTTLEQRRELARDAFRHTADYDAAVAAWFEQQVPGPDWTVQVGEGASSADDPGAFVPTLEVHAELAATLRYGENSHQRAALYAHPRGAGIAQATQHGGKEMSYNNYVDADAALRAAYDHDTPAIAIIKHANPCGIATADDIATAHALAHACDPVSAYGGVIAANRVITKAAAESIAPIFTEVVVAPGFEPEALELLQAKKNLRLLELPAEYAPRVRGRAEIRQISGGLLAQDPDAHFADPSSWTLAAGDAADAATLADLEFAWRAVRAVKSNGILLASGGASVGVGMGQVNRVDSCKLAVERAGERAAGSVAASDAFFPFDDGPRILLEAGVKAIVQPGGSIRDADVIAACEEYGVTLYLTGERHFFH; this is translated from the coding sequence ATGAGCGGCCCCGCCATCGACCCCTCCCTCTACCGCGCGCGCGACCGCGTCGCCATCCGCCGCGCCCTCGTCGCGGTCTCCGACAAGACCGGCCTCGTCGAGCTGGCGCGCGCCCTCGCCGACGCGGGCGTCGAGATCGTCTCCACGGGCGGCACCTCGAAGGCGATCGCGGATGCCGGCATCCCCGTCACCCAGATCGGCGAGCTCACCGGCTTCCCCGAGCACCTCGACGGGCGCGTGCGCACCCTGCACCCCAAGGTGCACTCGGGCCTGCTCGCCGACCTGCGCCTCGAAAGCCACGAGGCCGAGCTCGCCCACTTCGGCATCGAGCCCTTCGAGCTCGTCGTCGTCAACCTCTACCCCTTCGCCGAGACGGTCGCCTCCGGCGCCGCACCGGATGCCGTGATCGAGCAGATCGACATCGGCGGGCCGGCCATGGTGCGCGCCTCCGCGAAGAACCACGCCAACGTCGCGGTGGTGGTCTCGCCCGCCGCCTACGGCACCGTCGTCGAGGCGCTCGCGAGCGGTGGCACCACGCTCGAGCAGCGTCGTGAGCTTGCCCGCGACGCGTTCCGGCATACAGCCGACTACGACGCCGCGGTCGCCGCCTGGTTCGAGCAGCAGGTGCCTGGGCCGGACTGGACGGTTCAGGTGGGCGAGGGTGCCTCCTCGGCGGACGATCCGGGCGCCTTCGTCCCGACGCTCGAGGTGCATGCCGAGCTCGCTGCGACCCTGCGCTACGGCGAGAACTCCCACCAGCGCGCGGCCCTCTACGCCCACCCGCGCGGGGCGGGCATCGCCCAGGCGACGCAGCACGGCGGCAAGGAGATGTCGTACAATAACTACGTCGACGCGGATGCCGCGCTGCGCGCCGCCTACGACCACGACACCCCCGCGATCGCGATCATCAAGCACGCGAACCCGTGCGGTATCGCGACGGCCGACGACATCGCCACCGCTCACGCGCTCGCCCACGCCTGCGACCCGGTGTCGGCGTACGGCGGGGTGATCGCCGCCAACCGGGTGATCACGAAGGCCGCGGCCGAGTCGATCGCGCCCATCTTCACCGAGGTGGTCGTCGCTCCCGGCTTCGAGCCGGAGGCACTCGAGCTGCTGCAGGCGAAGAAGAACCTGCGCCTGCTCGAGCTGCCCGCCGAGTACGCTCCGCGGGTGCGAGGTCGTGCGGAGATCCGGCAGATCTCCGGAGGTCTGCTCGCCCAAGACCCCGACGCGCACTTCGCCGACCCCTCGAGCTGGACCCTCGCCGCGGGCGACGCCGCAGACGCCGCAACCCTCGCCGACCTGGAGTTCGCCTGGCGTGCCGTGCGCGCGGTCAAGTCGAACGGCATCCTGCTCGCCTCCGGCGGCGCCTCGGTCGGCGTCGGCATGGGGCAGGTCAACCGCGTCGACTCCTGCAAGCTCGCCGTCGAGCGGGCGGGGGAGCGGGCGGCCGGCTCGGTCGCCGCATCCGACGCCTTCTTCCCCTTCGACGACGGCCCCCGCATCCTGCTCGAGGCGGGCGTGAAGGCCATCGTGCAGCCGGGCGGCTCCATCCGCGACGCCGACGTCATCGCCGCGTGCGAGGAGTACGGCGTGACCCTCTACCTCACGGGCGAGCGCCACTTCTTCCACTGA
- a CDS encoding NADP-dependent isocitrate dehydrogenase, with protein MVEKIKVEGTVVELDGDEMTRIIWQFIKDRLIHPYLDVNLEYYDLGIENRDATDDQVTIDAAHAIQKHGVGVKCATITPDEARVAEFGLKKMWKSPNGTIRNILGGVIFREPIVISNIPRLVPGWNKPIIIGRHAFGDQYRATDFVFDGPGTLTLSFQPADGGEAQSFEVFQAPDGGVAMAMYNQDPSIRDFARASFNYGLSRGYPVYLSTKNTILKAYDGRFKDLFQEVFDAEYKERFEAAGITYEHRLIDDMVASALKWEGGYVWACKNYDGDVQSDTVAQGYGSLGLMTSVLTTPDGKVVEAEAAHGTVTRHYRQHQAGKPTSTNPIASIFAWTRGLMHRGKLDGNQALIDFAETLEDVVIKTVESGKMTKDLAILVGPEQEWQTTEDFLASLDENLAARLA; from the coding sequence GTGGTCGAGAAGATCAAGGTCGAGGGGACGGTCGTCGAACTCGACGGCGACGAGATGACCCGCATCATCTGGCAGTTCATCAAGGACCGCCTCATCCACCCCTACCTCGACGTGAACCTCGAGTACTACGACCTCGGCATCGAGAACCGGGACGCGACCGACGACCAGGTCACGATCGACGCGGCGCACGCCATCCAGAAGCACGGTGTGGGCGTCAAGTGCGCCACCATCACGCCCGACGAGGCGCGCGTGGCCGAGTTCGGTCTCAAGAAGATGTGGAAGAGCCCGAACGGCACGATCCGCAACATCCTCGGCGGCGTCATCTTCCGCGAGCCGATCGTCATCTCCAACATCCCGCGCCTCGTGCCCGGGTGGAACAAGCCCATCATCATCGGCCGCCACGCCTTCGGCGACCAGTACCGCGCCACCGACTTCGTGTTCGACGGCCCGGGCACGCTGACCCTCTCGTTCCAGCCCGCCGACGGCGGCGAGGCGCAGAGCTTCGAGGTGTTCCAGGCCCCGGACGGCGGCGTCGCGATGGCGATGTACAACCAGGACCCGTCGATCCGCGACTTCGCCCGGGCGAGCTTCAACTACGGCCTCTCGCGCGGCTACCCGGTGTACCTCTCGACGAAGAACACCATCCTGAAGGCCTACGACGGCCGCTTCAAGGACCTCTTCCAGGAGGTCTTCGACGCCGAGTACAAGGAGCGGTTCGAGGCCGCCGGCATCACCTACGAGCACCGCCTCATCGACGACATGGTCGCCTCCGCGCTCAAGTGGGAGGGCGGCTACGTCTGGGCGTGCAAGAACTACGACGGCGACGTGCAGTCCGACACGGTGGCCCAGGGCTACGGCTCGCTCGGCCTCATGACCTCGGTGCTCACCACGCCCGACGGCAAGGTCGTCGAGGCGGAGGCCGCGCACGGCACCGTGACGCGCCACTACCGCCAGCACCAGGCGGGCAAGCCCACCTCGACCAACCCGATCGCCTCCATCTTCGCGTGGACCCGCGGCCTCATGCACCGCGGCAAGCTCGACGGCAACCAGGCGCTCATCGACTTCGCCGAGACGCTCGAGGACGTCGTCATCAAGACGGTCGAGTCGGGCAAGATGACGAAGGACCTCGCGATCCTCGTCGGCCCCGAGCAGGAGTGGCAGACCACCGAGGACTTCCTCGCCTCCCTCGACGAGAACCTCGCGGCGCGTCTGGCGTAG
- a CDS encoding GNAT family N-acetyltransferase — protein MAELRLEELTAQTIVAARNLALKPGQAAFIAPETYVHVEQDLDPAGSWPRVVMDGDHLVGYVMGAFDADATEDFLKAALWRVHVEADAQGAGVGRFAVQALADEARRRGFDRLTVVWASGEAGPEEFFKAVGFEVVGETPYGENLGALAL, from the coding sequence ATGGCGGAGCTGAGACTGGAAGAACTGACGGCCCAGACCATCGTCGCGGCTCGCAACCTCGCCCTCAAGCCCGGGCAGGCTGCGTTCATCGCCCCCGAGACGTACGTGCACGTCGAGCAGGACCTCGACCCCGCGGGCTCGTGGCCCCGCGTCGTGATGGACGGCGACCACCTCGTCGGCTACGTGATGGGCGCCTTCGACGCCGACGCGACCGAGGACTTCCTCAAGGCCGCGCTCTGGCGCGTGCACGTCGAGGCGGATGCGCAGGGCGCGGGCGTCGGACGCTTCGCGGTGCAGGCGCTCGCCGACGAGGCGCGCCGTCGCGGCTTCGACCGTCTCACGGTCGTGTGGGCCTCCGGCGAGGCCGGCCCCGAGGAGTTCTTCAAGGCGGTCGGCTTCGAGGTCGTCGGCGAGACGCCGTACGGCGAGAACCTCGGCGCCCTCGCCCTCTGA
- a CDS encoding ABC transporter ATP-binding protein encodes MSALEGVEGEDRQDYTREESRAIRQRSSRLLGSLLRPLRGRVVVAMVIVAVSTGLQTAGPALIAFGIDAGLPAIMQHRDAMPLALVVLAYLTAAIVGAVLMWHYTLLSARISQAFLYDLRGRIYRHAQLLSLEFHESYTSGRIIARQTNDLDSIRELLDSGIQGLIRGVLYMAFIAIALVLLDPISALVIACSLPILAVLTRWFQVTSQRAFRATRVHSARLIVKFVETMTGIRAVKAFRAEGRNEREFGVHVENYREANAKAIGVFGVFDPSLVVVGNVVVAAVLLVGGLRVADGQLAVGVLLAALMYARRFFDPMEEMAQFYNSYQSASAALEKISGVLDETPSVPDPARPVDLWHASGAIDFDGVRFAYRDDRVVLPAFELHIPAGQTVALVGSTGAGKSTLAKLVARFYDPTEGTVSLDGVDLRELHPKDLRRAIVMVTQEAYLFSGTVADNIALGKPGASLDEIRAAAHAVGADAFIEALPDGYDTDVNKRGGRVSAGQRQLLSFARAFLADPAVLILDEATASLDIPSERLVQEGLTTLLADRTAIVIAHRLSTVEIADRVLVMEHGAIVEDGTPEELIGGSGRFARLHKAWRDSLV; translated from the coding sequence GTGAGCGCGCTCGAAGGCGTCGAGGGAGAAGACCGCCAGGACTACACGCGCGAGGAGAGCCGCGCCATCCGGCAGCGCTCGTCGCGGCTGCTCGGCTCACTGCTGCGTCCGCTGCGGGGCCGGGTCGTCGTCGCCATGGTCATCGTCGCCGTGTCGACGGGTCTGCAGACCGCGGGCCCCGCGCTCATCGCGTTCGGCATCGACGCGGGGCTGCCCGCGATCATGCAGCACCGGGATGCCATGCCGCTCGCACTCGTCGTGCTCGCCTACCTCACCGCGGCGATCGTCGGTGCGGTGCTCATGTGGCACTACACCCTGCTGTCGGCGCGCATCAGCCAGGCGTTCCTCTACGACCTGCGCGGGCGCATCTACCGGCACGCCCAGCTGCTGAGTCTCGAGTTCCACGAGAGCTACACCTCGGGCCGCATCATCGCGCGGCAGACGAACGACCTCGACTCGATCCGCGAGCTGCTCGACTCCGGCATCCAGGGCCTCATCCGCGGGGTGCTCTACATGGCGTTCATCGCGATCGCGCTCGTGCTGCTCGACCCGATCAGCGCGCTCGTCATCGCCTGCTCGCTGCCGATCCTCGCCGTGCTGACGCGCTGGTTCCAGGTCACCTCGCAGCGCGCGTTCCGTGCGACGCGGGTGCACTCGGCGCGCCTCATCGTGAAGTTCGTCGAGACGATGACCGGCATCCGCGCGGTCAAGGCGTTCCGTGCCGAGGGGCGCAACGAGCGCGAGTTCGGCGTGCACGTCGAGAACTACCGCGAGGCCAACGCGAAGGCGATCGGGGTGTTCGGCGTGTTCGACCCGAGCCTCGTGGTGGTGGGCAACGTCGTGGTCGCCGCCGTGCTGCTCGTGGGCGGCCTGCGGGTGGCGGACGGCCAGCTCGCGGTGGGTGTGCTGCTCGCGGCGCTCATGTACGCGCGGCGCTTCTTCGACCCCATGGAGGAGATGGCGCAGTTCTACAACTCGTACCAGTCGGCCTCCGCGGCGCTCGAGAAGATCTCGGGCGTGCTCGACGAGACCCCCTCGGTGCCCGACCCCGCGCGGCCCGTCGACCTGTGGCACGCCTCGGGCGCGATCGACTTCGACGGGGTGCGGTTCGCCTACCGCGACGACCGCGTCGTGCTGCCCGCGTTCGAGCTGCACATCCCCGCGGGGCAGACGGTCGCGCTCGTCGGATCGACGGGCGCCGGCAAGTCGACGCTCGCGAAGCTCGTGGCACGCTTCTACGACCCCACCGAGGGCACCGTGAGCCTCGACGGCGTCGATCTGCGCGAACTGCACCCGAAGGACCTGCGCCGGGCGATCGTGATGGTCACCCAGGAGGCGTACCTGTTCTCGGGCACCGTCGCCGACAACATCGCACTCGGCAAGCCCGGCGCCTCGCTCGACGAGATCCGGGCGGCCGCGCACGCGGTCGGCGCCGACGCCTTCATCGAGGCGCTGCCCGATGGTTACGACACGGATGTGAACAAGCGCGGCGGGCGCGTCTCGGCCGGCCAGCGGCAGCTGCTGTCGTTCGCGCGCGCGTTCCTCGCCGACCCGGCGGTGCTCATCCTCGACGAGGCGACGGCCTCCCTCGACATCCCGAGCGAGCGACTCGTGCAGGAGGGTCTCACGACCCTGCTCGCCGACCGCACCGCGATCGTCATCGCGCACCGGCTGTCGACCGTCGAGATCGCCGACCGCGTGCTCGTCATGGAGCACGGCGCGATCGTCGAGGACGGCACGCCCGAGGAGCTGATCGGCGGCAGCGGGCGCTTCGCCCGGCTGCACAAGGCGTGGAGGGATTCGCTCGTGTGA
- a CDS encoding malate dehydrogenase: protein MRTPITVTVTGAAGQIGYALLFRIAAGDMLGGSPVRLRLLEIPQAVAAAEGTAMELADAAFPLLDSVDVFDDADAAFEGANVALLVGARPRTAGMERGDLLAANAGIFGPQGRAIGDHAADDIRVLAVGNPANTNALIAQAHAPDVPAERFTAMTRLDHNRGLAQLAAKLGVGVGRLTRMTVWGNHSSTQVPDPSHLLLDGEPVGFAPEWVADEFVPTVANRGAAIIAARGASSAASAASAAIDHVRDWVLGTREGDWVSVALPSTGLYGVPAGLVSSFPATSAGGEWQVVEGLELSDAVRAGIAASAAELVAERDAVRALGLLP, encoded by the coding sequence GTGCGCACCCCCATCACCGTGACCGTCACGGGCGCCGCCGGTCAGATCGGCTACGCCCTCCTCTTCCGCATCGCCGCGGGCGACATGCTCGGCGGCTCCCCGGTGCGGCTGCGGCTGCTCGAGATCCCGCAGGCGGTCGCCGCCGCCGAGGGCACGGCGATGGAGCTCGCGGACGCGGCCTTCCCGCTGCTGGACTCCGTCGACGTCTTCGACGACGCGGATGCCGCCTTCGAGGGGGCGAACGTCGCCCTGCTGGTGGGCGCCCGGCCGCGCACCGCAGGGATGGAGCGCGGTGATCTGCTGGCTGCGAACGCGGGCATCTTCGGCCCGCAGGGGCGCGCGATCGGCGACCACGCCGCCGACGACATCCGGGTGCTCGCGGTCGGCAACCCGGCCAACACGAACGCCCTCATCGCGCAGGCACACGCGCCGGACGTGCCCGCCGAACGCTTCACCGCGATGACGCGTCTCGACCACAACCGCGGGCTCGCGCAGCTCGCGGCGAAGCTCGGCGTGGGGGTGGGTCGGCTCACGCGGATGACCGTCTGGGGCAATCACTCCTCCACTCAGGTGCCCGACCCCTCGCACCTGCTGCTCGACGGGGAGCCCGTCGGCTTCGCGCCCGAGTGGGTGGCCGACGAGTTCGTGCCGACGGTCGCGAACCGCGGGGCCGCGATCATCGCGGCGCGCGGGGCGTCGTCGGCGGCGAGCGCCGCATCCGCCGCGATCGACCACGTGCGCGACTGGGTGCTCGGCACCCGGGAGGGCGACTGGGTGTCGGTCGCGCTGCCGAGCACGGGACTCTACGGGGTGCCCGCGGGCCTCGTGAGCTCGTTCCCCGCGACGAGCGCGGGCGGCGAGTGGCAGGTGGTCGAGGGGCTCGAGCTCTCGGATGCCGTGCGCGCGGGCATCGCGGCCTCCGCGGCGGAGCTCGTCGC
- the purN gene encoding phosphoribosylglycinamide formyltransferase, with the protein MLRLVVLISGGGSNLRALLDASQDAEFPARVVAVGADRQADGLAHAEHYGIPSFVVPFTSFDSREAWGDELLAQLREWQPDVVVLSGLMRLLPAQVVAEYAPAIINTHPAYLPEFPGAHGVRDALAAGVTETGASVIVVDDGVDSGPILHQRRVPVEPGDTEATLHERIKPVERELLIQTVLDLANGTIDLKEYRA; encoded by the coding sequence GTGCTCCGCCTCGTCGTCCTGATCTCCGGGGGCGGGTCGAACCTCCGCGCCCTCCTCGACGCCTCGCAGGACGCCGAGTTCCCGGCCCGCGTCGTCGCCGTCGGTGCCGACCGGCAGGCCGACGGTCTCGCCCACGCCGAGCACTACGGCATCCCGAGCTTCGTCGTGCCGTTCACCTCCTTCGACAGCCGCGAGGCCTGGGGCGACGAGCTGCTCGCCCAGCTGCGCGAGTGGCAACCGGATGTCGTGGTGCTGTCGGGCCTCATGCGGCTGCTGCCCGCGCAGGTGGTCGCCGAGTACGCGCCCGCCATCATCAACACCCACCCCGCCTACCTGCCCGAGTTCCCGGGCGCGCACGGGGTGCGCGACGCGCTCGCGGCGGGCGTCACCGAGACGGGGGCGAGCGTCATCGTCGTCGACGACGGCGTCGACTCCGGACCGATCCTGCACCAGCGCCGGGTGCCGGTCGAGCCGGGCGACACCGAGGCCACCCTCCACGAACGCATCAAGCCGGTCGAGCGCGAACTGCTCATCCAGACCGTGCTCGACCTCGCCAACGGCACCATCGACCTCAAGGAGTACCGCGCATGA
- a CDS encoding NCS2 family permease — protein MPAPADTQHAIRRDERPRAWLDSGPEQRRSAPPNHPGASVNTTAPARPSSAIDRFFQISERGSTLGTEIRGGVVTFVTMAYIVILNPIILSTPDVDGNTLPQAAVAASTALTAGVMTILFGVITRLPFAFAAGLGINAFLAFTVVGQVSWREAMALVVINGAIIVLLAATGLRKLIFDAVPVELKLAITVGIGLFIAFIGFVNAGFVTATGADSPPVDLGQGGSVATLATLVFVVTLLLGGVLIALKVKGAILIALVAGTLLAALLNLIWPFGLDFGFAHGIVSLPDLSLIGALDFGFDLGKVGFVTLVMFVFTLVFSNFFDAMGTMTGLAKEAGLADAKGDFPRIKSALVVEGVGAIVGGGTSSSSATVFIESGSGIGEGARTGFATTVTGVLFLLAMFITPITSIVPGAVAAAALVLVGAMMLSQIRHIDFSDFRVLLPVFLTATVMPMTYSIANGIGAGFVSWVIVNALSGKAKTIHPLLWIVAVGFVLYFARGPLEALFTG, from the coding sequence ATGCCCGCACCCGCCGACACGCAACACGCGATCAGACGGGATGAGCGTCCGCGCGCGTGGCTAGACTCGGGCCCGGAGCAGCGTCGCTCCGCACCACCGAACCACCCCGGAGCATCCGTGAACACCACCGCGCCCGCCCGTCCCTCCTCCGCGATCGATCGCTTCTTCCAGATCAGCGAACGCGGTTCGACCCTCGGAACCGAGATCCGGGGAGGCGTCGTCACCTTCGTGACGATGGCCTACATCGTGATCCTGAACCCGATCATCCTGTCGACGCCCGACGTCGACGGGAACACGCTCCCGCAGGCGGCGGTCGCCGCGAGCACGGCGCTCACGGCGGGCGTCATGACGATCCTGTTCGGCGTCATCACGCGCCTGCCGTTCGCCTTCGCCGCGGGCCTCGGCATCAACGCCTTCCTCGCCTTCACGGTCGTCGGGCAGGTGAGCTGGCGGGAGGCGATGGCGCTCGTCGTCATCAACGGCGCGATCATCGTGCTGCTCGCCGCGACCGGCCTCCGGAAGCTCATCTTCGACGCCGTGCCGGTCGAGCTGAAGCTCGCCATCACGGTCGGCATCGGGTTGTTCATCGCCTTCATCGGCTTCGTCAACGCGGGCTTCGTGACGGCGACGGGCGCCGACTCGCCGCCCGTCGACCTCGGCCAGGGCGGCTCGGTCGCGACCCTCGCGACGCTCGTGTTCGTCGTGACGCTGCTGCTCGGCGGCGTGCTCATCGCACTCAAGGTGAAGGGCGCGATCCTCATCGCCCTCGTCGCCGGCACCCTGCTCGCCGCGCTGCTCAACCTCATCTGGCCGTTCGGCCTCGACTTCGGCTTCGCGCACGGCATCGTGAGCCTGCCCGACCTGAGCCTCATCGGCGCACTCGACTTCGGCTTCGACCTCGGCAAGGTCGGCTTCGTCACGCTCGTGATGTTCGTCTTCACGCTCGTGTTCTCGAACTTCTTCGACGCGATGGGCACCATGACGGGCCTCGCGAAGGAGGCCGGCCTCGCGGATGCGAAGGGCGACTTCCCGCGGATCAAGTCGGCGCTCGTCGTGGAGGGCGTCGGCGCGATCGTCGGCGGCGGCACCTCGTCCTCGTCGGCGACGGTGTTCATCGAGTCGGGCTCGGGCATCGGCGAGGGGGCCCGCACGGGCTTCGCGACGACCGTCACGGGCGTGCTGTTCCTGCTGGCGATGTTCATCACCCCCATCACCTCGATCGTGCCGGGCGCGGTCGCGGCGGCCGCCCTCGTGCTCGTGGGCGCCATGATGCTCTCGCAGATCCGGCACATCGACTTCAGCGACTTCCGCGTGCTGCTGCCGGTGTTCCTCACGGCGACCGTGATGCCGATGACCTACTCGATCGCGAACGGCATCGGCGCGGGCTTCGTGAGCTGGGTGATCGTGAACGCGCTGAGCGGCAAGGCCAAGACCATCCACCCGCTGCTGTGGATCGTGGCGGTCGGCTTCGTCCTCTACTTCGCCCGCGGCCCCCTCGAGGCCCTCTTCACCGGCTGA
- a CDS encoding MGMT family protein, translating into MPLPPEDFVGAVLDVVAQIPEGRAMSYGDVAAAIGSRAARGVGQVMAYYGGEVPWWRVVRASGHPAPGHEDRALEHYRAEGTPLVWSRDRGSYRVDLRAARHEPDDAP; encoded by the coding sequence ATGCCGCTCCCGCCCGAGGACTTCGTGGGCGCGGTGCTCGACGTGGTCGCGCAGATCCCCGAGGGCCGCGCGATGAGCTACGGCGACGTCGCCGCGGCGATCGGCTCCCGCGCCGCGCGCGGCGTGGGGCAGGTGATGGCCTACTACGGCGGCGAGGTGCCCTGGTGGCGCGTCGTGCGCGCATCCGGCCACCCCGCGCCCGGCCACGAGGACCGCGCCCTCGAGCACTACCGCGCCGAGGGCACCCCGCTCGTGTGGTCGCGCGACCGCGGCTCGTACCGCGTCGACCTGCGCGCGGCACGCCACGAGCCGGACGACGCGCCCTGA